The genomic stretch TGGATTACGGGATAAAGTTGACGAGAAGATAGACGAGCTACTTGACATGGGAATTATTGAGGAGGTACCAGAGGCGACGCCAACGACATGGGTTTCGCCATTAGTTGTTGTTCCGAAGGCGGGCGGAAAGGACATACGTGTTTGTGTTGACATGAGACGAGCGAACGAGGCGATTATCAGGGAGAGACACCCTATTCCAACCATAGAGGAAGTGCTGTATGATTTGAACGGGGCGACTGTGTTCAGTAAGATTGATTTAAAGTGGGGGTTCCATCAGATCGAACTGGAGGAGGACTCGAGAGCTATTACAACGTTCATAACCCACAGAGGATTGTATAGGTACCGTCGATTAATGTTTGGAGTCACATCTGCGCCGGAGAAATATCAGAAAATAATTTCTGACGTCTTAGCGGGATGCAGCGGAGTTGCAAATATCGCGGATGACTTGGTCATATATGGGACTGATCTGGAGGAACACGATTCAAATCTGCGGAAAGTTTTAACACGATTGGAGGAACAAGGGCTCACCGTGAACGGTGACAAGTGCCGGTTCAGACTTCCCAGGCTGACGTTCTTTGGACACGAACTCAGTGCGCGAGGAGTTGCGCCTAGTGAGGAAAAGATCGCGGCTGTTGTGAATGCCAGACCACCGCAAAATGTGTCTGAAGTGAGGTCTTTCGTACAACTTGTACAATACTCGGCGAAGTTTATTCCTGATTTTGCGCAAGTCGCAGAGCCTTTGCGACGCCTGTTGAGAAAGGGAGAACCGTTTGTATGGGGACCGGAACAAGGAGATGCCTTCCACAAGCTTAAGGAGCTGATGACAAGTACAAAGGCACTCGCGTACTTTAGGAACGATTGCAAGACAAGAATTGTTGCTGATGCTGGGCCGGAAGGAATAGGTGCTGTATTGTTACAATTTCAGGGTGAAGAGTGGAGAGCTGTGTCATATGCTTCAAGGAATCTGTCGGACGTGGAGCGGCGTTATGCACAGACGGAAAAGGAAGCGCTTGCTCTTGTGTGGGCGTGTGAGAGGTTCAATATATATGTGTGTGGCCGTGAATTTGAGTTGGAGACAGATCATAAACCGCTCGAATGTATCTTCGGCAAGACGTCGAAACCATCCGCAAGAATTGAACGATGGGTCTTACGACTACAGTGTCATGACTACACGGTTGTCTACCGCCCCGGGAAGACAAACATTGCGGATGCGTTGTCGCGCATGAATCAGAGCAATTCAAAAGATTTGAGTAGTGAAGAGGAAGATATTGTTCGTTTTGTAGCAACGGAGGCAACCCCGGTCGCCTTGACAACGAGAGAGATTGAACGCGAATCGGAACTTGACCCAGAGTTGCAGAGCGTTCGGTACTACATTGAGACTGGTAACTGGTCCAAATGTAAGTTAATGGCATATACGTGTATCAAGAACGAACTATGTACAATTGGAAAGCTCGTTATGCGAGGAGACAGGATTGTGATTCCTAATACTCTGCGCAAGAGAGTTCTTGAGGCAGCGCACGAAGGACACCAGGGGATCGTCAAGACGAAGAGTCGTTTAAGGACCAAGGTGTGGTGGCCCAAGATGGACAGTGATGCTGAACGTATATGTAAATCCTGCCACGGATGTCAAGTAGTTGGGCAGTTGAACGTCCCAGAGCCAATGAAGCGCACCGAACCACCATCTGGACCCTGGCAAGATGTTGCGGTTGATCTTATGGGACCGATGCCGACAGGGGAAAGTTTGCTTGTCGTAGTCGACTATTACAGTCGTTACTATGAGGTTGTGATTATGCATTCAACTACAACGGAGAAGATTGTTGATGCGCTCAGCAGCATTTTCGCCAGATTTGGATTTCCGCACTCGTTAAAATCGGATAACGGTCCACAGTTTTTGAGCGAAGACTTCCAAACTTTTCTTCAGGAGAGCGGCATCGAGCACAGAACTTCACCACCGTTATGGCCGCAGGCGAACGGCGAGGTGGAGCGCCAGAATAGAACCCTGCTAAAGGCGCTTAAGGTAGCTCAGGTCGAGgggaaaaactggaggaaagaACTGCCGAAGTTTCTCCTCGCCTACAGATCCACGCCACAAGTTTCTACTGGTTCAACACCAGCATCCTTGATGTTTGGCAGGGAACTGAAGACGAAACTTCCCGAACTGAGGGGAGAGCGATCCGTCCTTGATGAGAGTTCCAGAGAGCGCGACTGGCAGCACAAGCTAGAACACAAGGAGTATGCTGACAGTAAGCGTGGTTCAACAAATAGTTCACTTGCGCCCGGTGACAAAGTCCTCTTGAGAAACACCAAGGCACCTGGAAAGTTAACACCAAATTTTGAAAGCACCCCATATACAGTTTTGACAAAGGAGGGGAATGAGGTGATGGTGGAGTCTGAAGATGGCGTAGCATACCGAAGAGACAGTTCGTTTGTAAAGCCATACCATCCGCCGACGGCTGACATTGCACTCGGGAATCAGGAAGGTGAAACTCGGAAAGAAGAAACTCGGGATACTAGACCCTTCCGCACTATCAGGCTTCCGGAGAGATTCAAAGACTTTGTCATGGACAAGCCAAAATGAACTTTAAATagagatgtttagatttttGACTGTTTGAGTGTCATACTTGCGGACTGTTCCCAATTGTTTTCGTTTACGGCTGTGATTGCGATTGTTTATGTATATAAGTCTATAAAACTGGAAAGGAAGGGATGTAATGTCCTGGTCACAACTTGTGACAATGGTTATGTAATCAAGCTCACGCAATCGAGGACACGTGACTAGCAGGGAGAtcgtttttttttgcttgcttgTTTTGGGGCGTGATTTAGTCGAGTTGTTGTGAATAAAGTATGTTGTGTTTTCAAACCGGACTGGAATATTACAACAACCAGTTcctcaaacaagaaaaaaaggaaaggtttGTATAACATTGGAGCCAAATATTCAGTCATCTGAACATACTGTCCCAACACGAATAAATAATTCCTGAAAATGACAGTGTCTGCATGtcttaaccctttccctcctgtaagggccaatgagacttatagattttactctaacaccagacgattttactcctcaatgggaaaccccacaggagtaaaagggttaacaacagctaggttcactcaaaaactatgtccccattaataaAGTGCAATGAAAACTCTTTACAACCAGATCTTGGCCAATGtacattcacattaaaattacaGATCTCTTGTGATCATCTTGCATTTCTCACTTGTAGGACTTCAACGAACAACTTTCATGTCATTAACTTAATCATGTATTGAAGTCACAAACATACCCCAGAAAGTGTTAGCCTATGTGTAGCTGTACCCTCCCCCTAAGATGTAAAAACAGCTACATGTAGGGTAAGAAAGTGTTGGAAAACGGGACACAATAAGCATGCACTTACATGTATAGTGCGGTCACGTACCTGACCCTCTAGTAACACATTAACAGCAGGTGGTCTTGTGATCtgtaacaaaaaagaaaagaaaagaaaagaaaacaatcaatcggtttaataataatcatttcCCAGAATTTTTGCAAGGAGGTCTTAATGCAAAGATACTGGTAAATCTTTGTGCAGAGAGCTTCGAAGAGATACATGTACCTCCACATTGCAGAAATGCTATTTTCTTCCTTTGCcccaattattaaaaaaaaaaaaaaaatggaaaaacactTCTTCAGAGGTCGAAGCTCCTACAAGAGAGAGCTTGGCTGGAAACTTTGAAGACAAAAGGTTGAATCTCTACCACAGTAGCATAAAAGATGTTCATCACAGTTCTTTCTCCGAGCATCATGTTCCACTTGCTTCCAAAGGAATGAAAGCCTTACCCCAATTCAAGTAAATAATCTCGGGTTCAAACAGAGCCAAACATAGCTTGTAATTCTTTTATAACAGTGCTGCATGAGACAGTAATTTAATGGCAAGGAAGTTCTTGAGATTTTGCCATTTACTTGAGAGGCATGGTGCACGGTTGTGTAGGTTTGTATAGGGTGGTGTAATTGTGTGGGTAGTCTTGAATGTGAGAAAGGTTGATAAGCACAGCCAGTTTAATTGTCACTTGACGAAGTTTGAAGTGATAACGTAAGTTAAAggcatttttttcttagtatCTACTacagatacatgtatttctaGAAGGCATGCTGATTTCAATATTATTAAAATCAGCATCCATGTAAGCATTGCTAattgtccccttgctcttctccacaacttcaacatcattcaTGTCTCGGACTACAGGCaattaatagggaccttaagcacgcgcgtttttgagacatggacggcaaccggaagtgacatgttttccctttcaacttgtcttcactcaaccacatttatagtgctaagtacatgtatcttttctccattagagatgattagtataaaaatctaggagacaccactgtcctggcacgtgaaatgttctcttccggttgccgtccgcgtctcaaaaacgcacgtgcttactgcgcctttcaataacatgcggactcttaaattcaaaggttaaccgacaaatgcgtttttcgctaccgtcaatcaaatgtttggcGGCTCCTCCTAGCTTCCGactatgttgactgaactgggctcaaTGATATGATTTGATTACTGCACACTCAACAGTAGTCAGAAGCatggaggagccgccgaacatttgattgacggtagcaaaaaacgcatttgtcggttgacctttgaatttaagagtccgcatgttattgaaaggtgCAGTAAGCTCCCTGATGTCACAAAGTATCCCCCAAATGCTCCTCCTCAATTAAGAATAAACGGCTGCATTTACCTGAAGCCAAAAATAACCATAACCTTTACCCAATACTACATGTAGGTAGCAAATACTTAGACTtcaagggacactttgtgttggatgtcaaaattgggagTGCATCACTGATAATCAGTAATAGGCCATGTTccataattatataaatattcacacatggctacgaggctttatggttaaatatgaaatcaatatttgtttgtttagaaatcgtccttgagacttgtgagacaaagaaaacagtacTGAACTGTGAAACTTGACAATAAAGAATCATAGCCATCCCTGAATATTGATACACCAAACTCGGTCTATTTAACTTGCAATTCTGGACATGTAAGTGCAGATGATCTACTAACAGTAATATTATTGACAGTTCCCATGGCCTAAAGTGGTTGGTAATATACCTTTATAATACAGAAACACAGCACAATTCCAACCAGGACAAATAGAAATCCATTGATGACCACCCTAACTATGACCATCATTTCATGAGCATCCTGCTTTGGGCAAACAAATTCACTTGAGATGTTTATTACAAGGAAAATTGTGTTGACTGCTGCAAATGACATGAAAAGGTATTTCCTGTAGAATCAAGAACAAATAATAGACATAAGGAAATCAATTACTTTGTCTGTGTTTAGTTGAACCaaggaaaaaatgaaacctACTTACCggtaacaatatttattttcatatttattgcattcaacaataatattatttaatttatGTACGGTAGCTTTTAACTTCAATCAGCCAAAAAAGGGAATATTATCCTTCTATTTCCACTTTCACCAATACCATTGTGATCAACGTTGTCCTCGTCATAGTCTCCTCATCGCAACTATGCCACAATGGGCCACATTCCTCGTTGCCACTCCTTCCCATCTTGCGCTTCAATATTAGCTACTAGCTAAAATCAGATGTTTAGTCAGCTCCAGTGGGTAGATATGGACCACTTTTAATTAGTAggtcaaatacatgtacaccctTGCTGATTGATTATAAAATTCTTTTAATAATCTTTTTGATTGCTTTGCGTCCTTCTACAATACTTCACAGAATTTCGGACCTTGAGTTTGGTATCACTGGACCAGGTATGGAACTAcacataattattttacttgACTGTATGAAGCTACTACACTGTAAAACAGTAAAGTGCCCTTCTACTTGGCTTGTAATTGATTATCTTCACTCATACTGCAAAAGCACTACATATCTGAAATGATCATGCAGTTGCCAACACTATTAAGTAGTCAACacaaaattacaataattattattattaagtggtCCAAGGACACTCACCTAAATGTAAGTGGGTCCAGAGGAACCCTTCTGGCTCTTAACACAACCTAAATGGATGAAAATCATGGACATAAGCCAAAGCATGGTAACAGCCCCAGATTTAGATCATTGGGATTTGGGAATTAACTATAAAAAAGCTCCATGTAAGTACCTTGAAAATCACCATTAAGAGTGGAAACAATAATCATCTATGTGCGCTTATGATTTCAACTACAGGTCGGGAATCAAACTGATAGGccaaaataggccttttgcagctaacgatcacatggtacaaaatccgccatgctggagggcaagctcagtattattcccccactgggacattaaaacaaagagaccgaTACCAGTCAAGCtcgacttgcctttgttttaatgtcccagtggaggaataataatgagcttgccctccagcatggtgGATTTTGTGCCATGTCATCGTTATTTGCCAAAGGCCTATTATCAGGTTAGAGTTCCTTAGAACTCAGCCAAGCTATATGTAACTGCGCAACCATAGTCCATTTCATACAAATCGGCTTGCTGGTTTGTTTTGCAAGACTGACATGGTTAGCAGTTTCTTTATGTATCTTATGTGACAGGTATTGATGGTTTGTATCTGACggcatggcggccatgttggtgtacagaacaacatctattattatgcaaaacttgtggggtcgtttctattgttttgtacaccaacatggccttcTCAACACTTAAGATTCAGATTTTGACAGTGTGTttccttaacacctgactggcaaaatttggaGCTTTGATTCTTATcgaaaggctgtttactttgagtgcaagttttggatttcatggtccatcattactcatgttcaaaactgactgatggTTTGAATCTAGAGAAaattgacgtcatttactcactagatTAAAattttcagcgtgtaaatgaaGCTTCTCTAATGTgaaaaacacaagtttaaaagtctgaaagccgaaactcctgtgctgcatattaattcagccgcacacaaatgcattgcattcttaaactagtaagTTTGAGACACAATTTTCTCCTGATCCAGCTCTCAccagattttaaagttagtaatggcagaccattaattaaaatggaaaatttccatttaaaataaacaggtgtctttttttatATCAAGGCTTTAAAGCTTGGGTCACTAGCAGCTTTAGTGTTTAGTTATAgtttagttttgaaatccaaagaaaaacgaAGAATACTTAACTTTTTGGTCATACAActgtagtagcactttaagatgTGGTATAGACTGtgagcagtcccttcataaatctGTTGAGCGGCCTGCTTTTCTGAGGCATTCGTGTTTCtcacgcaaacaaaaaaaaattgtgacaaaacACAACTGCCTCAAAAAAGTGGGTCACTCGACTGATTTATGACGGGACTGCTCGCACTCTAGATGTGGTACAATGTAAAGTTACTTGCCATGGTACATGTACAAACTAGTGCAAAATTCAGTGATAAGTGCCTTTGGCCCTCCTTAACGCTTTATAGCCCAGTGGCATTTTACCCTTTCTAATGTcacatgattttactcgtcaatggggaaaccctTTAAAGGCTTTGAAGGGTTAAGGGTTAGGGTAagtgtccccattaacccttaaTAGCCCAGTGCAGCCTTCTCAAAAAGTTTTTGGGGAGCAGGTTATAAGGAAAGTGGAGACGGTTTTGGCGCTTAAGGCACCCAAGTGAGTACCCAAAGGACGCAAGCTTTTAGGGAGGGCCTGGGGACATGCTCCCGtgggaatttttttaatttagacactcacagatgcaatttagaGCAATTCTGGGGGATTCAAAGTGATGAAATTTCACATACATGTAGAATTGACACTTGCATGGTGTCTTATAAGAAATAATGGAAtgttagttaaataaacatttttaagTGCGTGACGCGAAAAAATATTTCGGACGCGAATTTACGTCAAAGAAGCTTTTTCAAGCTTGTATACTATCTCCAGTGACTTGACTTTAGAGCTAAAAATGTGTtgtgtctgttttttttttctctctctctctcctcgtCATAATCAAATAAGACATTTACTGACTGGAAGGAGACGGTCAAACTTTCTGAGGAGGCAGCTCATTGAGCTGTCAACCGGCCGGTTTTAAGAAGACTGGAATGGccatttatagattttactctgtctaatgccagacgattttacttgtcaatggggaacccctcgtgCTTTAAAGGGCTAATTATATTTACTATTAAACTCACACCAAGCCTGCAATACAGAATCCTCAATAACTTGTGTTAACTGCTTTTTATGGCTGTTAAAACCGAAAGCCACAAGACTGATTTCTCCGCACAATAAGGTTGGTCCACTCTCTGTCATAATAAAAAGCATAACTATTGTGTGAACGTGAGTGAGAGTGATTTAGAATGATACTCATAGTGGTTAATATTTTACCTTTGACAGATAAAGCGTCAATAGCGACAACGTAAGGAATTGAAGATAAATCGGCAAAGCAAGGAGACACCATTTTAAAAACAAGCTTAAGGATTCCGTTTCTGAAGAGTcggtgaaataaaatgaaaacagtGTAGTTCTAAGAGATGCCCAGAACAAGTAGATAAACAAGAAGACACTCTGATATGACAGCCGTCGGTGACCGAAGTACAAAATAAGGCAGAGCTGCAgtaaaatcaacaaaaacagGAGCGCAAACAATGCCGTGAAGACAATTGCCACGCTTAGTTGAGTAGCGGGTGAAATTGCAGGCTGGATCGATACCGGAACTGTGATGTTATTGTGTACTGTAGAAAGAGGGATAATCTTGTGATTGCCAATGTTCCAAGTAGGGACATGCGTTGCAAAAATCCCTCGATGACCTGGATTTTCTTCCATCACAAAAATTGCAGTACATAATTCAAAACATCTGTATGGCTCACAAAACCACTACAACTTGCGGCAAGCATAATACTAGTCTTTCCTTGtctgaagaagaagaacaactgAAACTGGAGAAGCGCGTCGAGAAGCGCGAGATGCGGATTGGACTGTACCGAGCCCGCATGAGGAAATTCAGCGGTGGTTCACAAACCTCTACGTCATCATGTAGATGTGGGAAGATTTTTACCCTCTTCACATTTTGTTTTAGATCTTCGAAAGGCGGACGAAGCCACTATCTTGAGCAAAGGCTGTCTTTTGACTTAACGAAACATGGGGAAGTTTAGGGCGTGAACTGTTCAATGAAGACAGGGGTAGATGTAGTACACCCATGATCACTAGACGCCGCCGAACAAGATCGAGCGGTGAAGACAACGATCTAACTCGAGTGGAATATAATAGCGAAAATAACTTTATCACAACGTCTTCGGACATGGCAACATCTAGGGACAGAACCTCAGAGTTTATCTCAGCCGTAAAATCACTCCAATCAAGACAGGTAAACTTTACAGTAAGTTTTAGAAATTACTCGGTTAGTAAACATTCGAATTGATTTAAGATGGCTATTGATACGCCGGGTGAATCGAGGAAGGCATTTTCCAACCTTCTTTTTATCGTtaagtcttttgtttttattaggAGGCTGATGTCGAAAACCATATTTAGAGTAAAACAATTGCCCTGTCAACGTATTCTTGAAGTATCTCATATgataatttattaattattcGTTCTACAATCTGAGTAGTACCCCCGGTATGTTATTACCGGTATTTTAGcccttattaaccgagcaggaggtctgtatgggagaactTTGACCGAGATCGTGAGttcagaccgaacgcagtgaggtctgtacacacacTGAGGTCAAGagtctcccatacagactgactaagctcggttaataagatgtttattataattatggcAAACAAGAAGAATTAAATTCGTTTAATAATTTatccctttgacgtccaaaccggcctaaaccggccagacttagtattttactctgtctaacgccagacgattttactcgtcaatggggaacccctgggagtcaatgggttaatctaaccggtttgtactaactgacatttggCTTGTGAATGGCGATGAGTAGCAAATTGAGCTGAACTTACAGTGTGtaattctgccaaagtttgctcgtcactCCTTTTTCTCATCATCCTTcgtggcacttccataaataaatattgttagaagaaaatattcaatatt from Montipora capricornis isolate CH-2021 chromosome 12, ASM3666992v2, whole genome shotgun sequence encodes the following:
- the LOC138025907 gene encoding integral membrane protein GPR137B-like isoform X1, which codes for MEENPGHRGIFATHVPTWNIGNHKIIPLSTVHNNITVPVSIQPAISPATQLSVAIVFTALFALLFLLILLQLCLILYFGHRRLSYQSVFLFIYLFWASLRTTLFSFYFTDSSETESLSLFLKWCLLALPIYLQFLTLSLLTLYLSKVVLRARRVPLDPLTFRKYLFMSFAAVNTIFLVINISSEFVCPKQDAHEMMVIVRVVINGFLFVLVGIVLCFCIIKITRPPAVNVLLEGQGATTRQGIILCVLVVLLYLSRVIYNLVAVTVPHDVSSFGFGWINVSDEGEIKYNTSEHGSIHEDIRDRQFVTFGVVLIVWEVLPTFMVVWFFRVRKPNIGDMGPSAMASQSYDKKSFFNDPRRYDSDEDLTIPHGQAVGDNYNIPGVLSPSTSSVNISSGRASRSFGSGMRSGSFQRSNSASNLYIPGTTPPQLFTAAPGYQSNVLVEEQ
- the LOC138025907 gene encoding integral membrane protein GPR137B-like isoform X2, with amino-acid sequence MEENPGHRGIFATHVPTWNIGNHKIIPLSTVHNNITVPVSIQPAISPATQLSVAIVFTALFALLFLLILLQLCLILYFGHRRLSYQSVFLFIYLFWASLRTTLFSFYFTDSSETESLSLFLKWCLLALPIYLQFLTLSLLTLYLSKVVLRARRVPLDPLTFRKYLFMSFAAVNTIFLVINISSEFVCPKQDAHEMMVIVRVVINGFLFVLVGIVLCFCIIKITRPPAVNVLLEGQGATTRQGIILCVLVVLLYLSRVIYNLVAVTVPHDVSSFGFGWINVSDEGEIKYNTSEHGSIHEDIRDRQFVTFGVVLIVWEVLPTFMVVWFFRVRKPNIGDMGPSAMASQSYDKKSFFNDPRRYDSDEDLTIPHGQAVGNEFF